In Nocardia asteroides, the following proteins share a genomic window:
- a CDS encoding TetR/AcrR family transcriptional regulator, which produces MSSSTPRSDEPALLPIGRPLPGNAEPVERADAARNRALLLDAAQQLVREHGVDSLTMDALAKRAGVGKGTVFRRFGNRTGLMLALLDHSEQKFQAAFMFGPPPLGPAAAPVDRLIAFGRTRLQNIAIEGDLHRAAEAKGRFGAGPFALHKAHVVLLLRAAGVDGELPLIADTLLSALSAELVTHQIDILGHTRAQLGDNWEWLVRRVVSPVAHVE; this is translated from the coding sequence GTGAGCTCCAGCACACCGAGGTCGGACGAGCCCGCGCTGCTGCCGATCGGTCGACCGCTGCCCGGCAACGCCGAGCCCGTCGAGCGCGCCGACGCCGCCCGCAACCGCGCGCTGCTGCTCGACGCGGCCCAGCAGCTCGTGCGCGAGCACGGTGTCGACAGCCTGACCATGGACGCGCTGGCCAAGCGGGCCGGCGTCGGCAAGGGCACGGTGTTCCGCCGGTTCGGCAATCGCACCGGGCTGATGCTGGCGCTGCTCGACCACTCCGAACAGAAGTTCCAGGCCGCGTTCATGTTCGGACCGCCCCCGCTCGGCCCCGCCGCGGCCCCGGTGGACCGGTTGATCGCGTTCGGCCGCACCCGGCTGCAGAACATCGCGATCGAGGGCGACCTGCATCGCGCCGCCGAGGCCAAGGGCCGCTTCGGCGCCGGACCGTTCGCCCTGCACAAGGCCCATGTCGTGCTGCTGCTGCGAGCGGCGGGCGTGGACGGCGAACTGCCGCTGATCGCCGACACCCTGCTGTCGGCGCTCTCGGCGGAGCTGGTGACCCACCAGATCGACATCCTCGGTCACACCCGCGCTCAGCTCGGCGACAACTGGGAATGGCTCGTTCGCCGGGTCGTTTCCCCTGTCGCACACGTAGAGTGA
- the nadE gene encoding ammonia-dependent NAD(+) synthetase — protein sequence MGTLREQIIAELGVLPEIEPKQEVRRRVDFLKDYLNSTPAKGFVLGISGGQDSALAGRLCQLAAEELRAEGGEATFLAVRLPYGVQADEHDAQVALNFVDPDRCVVVNVKPGADAVAAEVAGALDHERLRDFVRGNIKARERMVAQYALAGQENLLVVGTDHAAEAVTGFFTKFGDGGVDLTPLTGLTKRQGAALLQELGAPSSVWSKVPTADLEDDRPALPDEEALGLRYAQIDDYLEGKDVTPEVAARVEQVFTNTRHKRTVPVTPLDTWWK from the coding sequence ATGGGGACACTGCGTGAACAGATCATCGCCGAGTTGGGCGTGCTGCCGGAGATCGAGCCGAAGCAGGAGGTCCGCCGCCGGGTCGACTTCCTCAAGGACTACCTGAACTCCACCCCCGCCAAGGGCTTCGTCCTCGGCATCAGCGGCGGCCAGGACAGCGCGCTGGCGGGCAGGCTGTGCCAGCTCGCCGCCGAGGAGCTGCGCGCCGAGGGCGGCGAGGCCACCTTCCTCGCGGTGCGGCTGCCCTACGGCGTGCAGGCCGACGAGCACGACGCGCAGGTGGCGCTGAACTTCGTCGACCCCGACCGGTGCGTCGTGGTGAACGTGAAGCCGGGCGCCGACGCGGTGGCCGCGGAGGTCGCCGGCGCGCTCGATCACGAGCGGTTACGCGATTTCGTGCGCGGCAACATCAAGGCCCGCGAGCGGATGGTTGCCCAGTACGCGCTGGCCGGGCAGGAGAACTTGCTGGTGGTCGGCACCGACCACGCCGCCGAGGCGGTCACTGGGTTCTTCACCAAGTTCGGTGACGGCGGCGTCGACCTGACCCCGCTCACCGGTCTCACCAAGCGCCAGGGCGCGGCCCTGCTGCAGGAGCTGGGCGCGCCGTCCAGCGTTTGGTCCAAGGTCCCCACGGCCGACCTCGAGGACGACCGGCCCGCGCTGCCCGACGAGGAAGCCCTCGGCCTGCGCTACGCCCAGATCGACGACTACCTCGAAGGCAAGGACGTCACGCCCGAGGTCGCCGCGCGCGTCGAGCAGGTGTTCACCAACACCCGGCACAAGCGCACGGTTCCGGTCACCCCGCTCGACACGTGGTGGAAGTAG
- a CDS encoding iron chaperone, with the protein MVRSAAPDVETYLAQLPDARRAPLTRLRELCLAELPGFTEVMAYGMPSYERDGVGEASFAGQKQYISFYLLRSDVRAAFADRLANADMGKSCLRFRGEPDYDLVRDLLRATAATGGAICED; encoded by the coding sequence ATGGTCCGGAGCGCGGCGCCCGACGTCGAGACCTACCTCGCCCAGCTCCCGGACGCGCGGCGCGCGCCGCTGACCCGGTTGCGTGAGCTGTGCCTGGCCGAACTCCCCGGCTTCACCGAGGTGATGGCCTACGGCATGCCGTCCTACGAGCGCGACGGCGTCGGCGAGGCGTCCTTCGCGGGCCAGAAGCAGTACATCTCCTTCTACCTGCTGCGCTCCGACGTCCGTGCCGCGTTCGCGGACCGGCTCGCGAACGCGGACATGGGAAAGAGCTGTCTGCGCTTCCGCGGGGAACCGGACTACGACCTCGTCCGCGACCTGTTGCGCGCGACCGCCGCGACCGGCGGCGCGATCTGCGAGGACTGA
- a CDS encoding MoaD/ThiS family protein, whose amino-acid sequence MVEVRYFAAIADAVGKNTESLDLPTGATVADLRATLAATYGSEIDTLVGVCAFLIGDELTRDPTAMLRDRVDVLPPFAGG is encoded by the coding sequence GTGGTTGAGGTCCGCTACTTCGCCGCGATCGCCGACGCGGTCGGCAAGAACACCGAATCACTGGACCTGCCCACCGGCGCGACCGTCGCCGACCTGCGGGCCACTCTCGCCGCCACCTACGGCTCCGAGATCGACACCCTGGTCGGCGTCTGCGCCTTCCTGATCGGTGACGAGCTCACCCGCGATCCCACGGCCATGCTCCGCGATCGCGTGGACGTCCTGCCGCCGTTCGCGGGCGGCTGA
- the moaA gene encoding GTP 3',8-cyclase MoaA: MTLVEMGIPAVRSERPSLDGRPETPLLVDRFGRVARDLRVSITEKCSLRCTYCMPEEGLPPIPREELLSAEEIVRLVSLAVRELGVREVRFTGGEPLMRRELEEIIAGCHAAVPGTPLAMTTNGVGLEHRARGLVRAGLSRVNVSLDTVDRADFTRLTRRDRLESVLNGIRVARDAGLAPVKVNAVLMRQNLAGAPDLLAWCLAEQCELRFIEEMPLDADHEWARNNMVTAADLLDVLGQRFTLTEAGRADPSAPAEKWLVDGGPATVGIIATVTRKFCDSCDRTRLTADGMLRSCLFSDQEFDVRTALRAGADDDEIAELWRGAMWQKWAGHGIDAAGFVPPERTMGAIGG; encoded by the coding sequence ATGACGCTGGTCGAAATGGGGATACCCGCTGTGCGATCGGAGCGGCCTTCCCTCGACGGCCGGCCCGAGACGCCGCTCCTCGTCGACCGCTTCGGCCGGGTCGCCCGCGACCTGCGTGTCTCCATCACCGAGAAGTGCTCGCTGCGCTGCACCTACTGCATGCCCGAGGAAGGGCTGCCGCCGATCCCGCGCGAGGAACTGCTCAGCGCCGAGGAGATCGTCCGGCTGGTCTCGCTGGCCGTGCGCGAACTCGGCGTCCGCGAGGTGCGCTTCACCGGCGGTGAACCGCTGATGCGGCGGGAGCTGGAAGAGATCATCGCGGGCTGTCACGCGGCGGTACCCGGCACGCCCCTGGCGATGACGACCAACGGCGTCGGCCTCGAACACCGGGCGCGCGGCCTGGTGCGGGCCGGGCTCAGCCGGGTCAATGTCTCCCTCGACACCGTCGACCGGGCCGACTTCACCCGGCTGACCCGCCGGGATCGGCTCGAATCGGTGCTCAACGGCATCCGCGTCGCCCGGGACGCCGGACTCGCTCCGGTGAAGGTGAACGCCGTGCTGATGCGCCAGAACCTGGCCGGGGCGCCGGACCTGCTGGCCTGGTGCCTGGCCGAACAGTGTGAGTTGCGCTTCATCGAGGAGATGCCGCTCGACGCCGACCACGAGTGGGCACGCAACAACATGGTGACCGCCGCCGATCTGCTCGACGTGCTCGGTCAGCGGTTCACCCTCACCGAGGCCGGGCGCGCCGACCCGTCCGCACCGGCCGAGAAATGGCTGGTCGACGGCGGACCGGCCACGGTCGGCATCATCGCCACCGTCACCCGCAAGTTCTGCGACAGCTGCGACCGGACCCGGCTCACGGCCGACGGCATGCTGCGCTCCTGCCTGTTCAGCGATCAGGAGTTCGACGTGCGCACCGCACTGCGGGCAGGCGCCGACGACGACGAGATCGCCGAGCTGTGGCGCGGCGCCATGTGGCAGAAATGGGCGGGACACGGCATCGACGCCGCCGGCTTCGTCCCTCCGGAACGCACGATGGGAGCCATCGGTGGTTGA
- a CDS encoding molybdopterin molybdotransferase MoeA codes for MNPRPATASARSVDEYRDTVAALLAHLADRPAEQVAVPDALGRVLAADVVSPIDLPVFRNSAMDGYAVRAADVAVTPVTLPVAGVVAAGKPGTAPLPAGSALKVMTGAPIPPGADCVVPVEDVQAGADRIVVERGRGSGEFVREAGTDVRAGALVARAGSVLAPRHIAALAAVGLPTVPVLRRLRAVCITTGDELRPAGSELAPGQIFNSNGIALAAALRADAVEVVEVAHSTDDPAEFTAVLRAAVAAADVVFTSGGVSKGDFEVVKDVLAPLGGTFGSVAVQPGGPQGYTVVDGVPVLSFPGNPVSTTVSYAVFAREPIRALGGLPPVDTAEVTLLTPVRSPAGRRQYLRGLVTDGGVEVVSGPGSHLIAGMAWADVLVDVPAEVTALPVGATVRILAL; via the coding sequence ATGAATCCCCGGCCCGCGACCGCGTCGGCGCGCAGCGTCGACGAGTACCGCGACACCGTCGCCGCGCTGCTGGCCCACCTCGCCGACCGCCCGGCCGAGCAGGTGGCGGTGCCCGACGCGCTGGGCCGGGTGCTGGCCGCCGATGTGGTGTCGCCGATCGATCTGCCGGTGTTCCGCAACTCGGCGATGGACGGATACGCGGTGCGCGCCGCGGACGTGGCCGTCACGCCGGTCACGCTGCCGGTCGCCGGGGTCGTCGCCGCGGGCAAGCCGGGCACCGCCCCGCTGCCCGCCGGTTCGGCGCTCAAGGTGATGACCGGTGCGCCGATTCCGCCGGGCGCCGACTGTGTGGTTCCCGTCGAGGACGTGCAGGCGGGCGCGGACCGGATCGTGGTCGAGCGGGGCCGTGGGTCCGGTGAGTTCGTGCGCGAGGCGGGCACCGATGTGCGCGCCGGCGCGCTGGTGGCCCGTGCGGGCTCGGTGCTGGCGCCCCGGCACATCGCGGCGCTGGCCGCGGTCGGGCTGCCCACCGTTCCGGTGCTGCGCAGGCTGCGCGCGGTGTGTATCACCACCGGCGACGAGCTGCGGCCCGCGGGCAGCGAGCTGGCGCCGGGCCAGATCTTCAACTCGAACGGGATCGCGCTGGCCGCGGCCCTGCGCGCGGACGCCGTCGAGGTGGTCGAGGTCGCGCACAGCACCGACGACCCGGCCGAGTTCACCGCCGTGCTGCGGGCCGCCGTGGCCGCCGCCGATGTGGTCTTCACCTCGGGCGGGGTGTCCAAGGGCGACTTCGAGGTGGTCAAGGATGTGCTAGCCCCGCTGGGCGGCACCTTCGGTTCGGTCGCCGTGCAGCCGGGCGGGCCGCAGGGCTACACCGTCGTCGACGGCGTCCCGGTGCTGAGCTTTCCCGGTAACCCGGTGAGCACGACGGTGTCCTACGCCGTGTTCGCGCGCGAGCCGATCCGCGCCCTGGGCGGCCTGCCGCCGGTCGACACCGCCGAGGTCACCCTGCTGACGCCGGTCCGCTCCCCCGCGGGCAGGCGGCAGTATCTGCGCGGGCTGGTCACCGACGGTGGCGTCGAGGTGGTCTCGGGTCCGGGGTCGCATCTCATCGCCGGGATGGCCTGGGCCGATGTGCTCGTCGACGTGCCCGCCGAGGTCACCGCGCTGCCCGTGGGAGCCACTGTGCGAATCTTGGCGCTATGA
- the moaCB gene encoding bifunctional molybdenum cofactor biosynthesis protein MoaC/MoaB encodes MSELSHVDHEGRARMVDVSGKSDTARIAVAAGELQTTAEVVRLVRAEGMPKADVLSTARLAGIAGAKKTSELIPLCHQLALSSVKVEFGFTETTITVEATAKTTGPTGVEMEALTAVAVAGLTLHDMVKAVDPAAVMNGVRLVTKEGGKHGHWVRPEAAASQAEAGPIENAAAPADTATSESAARTAVVVVASTGAAAGTRVDTTGPVLAEWLTAQGFSVRGPLVHADADIATGLADALLGGPVLVITTGGTGASPTDATPEATRAVLDRELPGVADAIRQRGTAKFPLAALSRGVAGLAGRTVVVNLPGSPGGVKDGIAVLEPLLDHLLAQVAGGGSHD; translated from the coding sequence ATGAGCGAGTTGTCCCACGTCGACCACGAAGGTCGCGCGCGCATGGTCGATGTCAGCGGTAAGTCCGACACGGCGCGGATCGCCGTCGCCGCGGGCGAATTGCAGACCACCGCCGAAGTGGTCCGGCTGGTACGCGCCGAGGGGATGCCCAAGGCGGATGTGCTGTCGACGGCGCGGCTGGCCGGAATCGCCGGTGCGAAGAAGACTTCCGAGCTGATCCCGCTGTGCCATCAGCTGGCGTTGTCGTCGGTGAAGGTGGAGTTCGGCTTCACCGAGACCACCATCACGGTCGAGGCCACCGCGAAGACCACGGGGCCGACCGGGGTCGAGATGGAGGCGCTGACCGCGGTCGCCGTCGCGGGGCTCACCCTGCACGACATGGTGAAGGCGGTGGATCCCGCCGCGGTGATGAACGGGGTCCGGCTGGTCACCAAAGAGGGTGGGAAGCACGGGCATTGGGTGCGGCCCGAGGCGGCGGCGAGCCAGGCCGAAGCCGGACCGATCGAGAACGCCGCAGCGCCCGCCGACACCGCAACCTCGGAAAGTGCCGCGCGGACCGCGGTGGTCGTGGTCGCCTCCACCGGGGCCGCCGCGGGCACCCGCGTCGACACCACCGGCCCCGTTCTCGCCGAATGGCTGACCGCACAGGGCTTCTCGGTGCGCGGACCGCTCGTCCACGCCGACGCCGACATCGCCACCGGCCTGGCCGACGCCCTGCTCGGCGGCCCCGTCCTGGTGATCACCACCGGCGGCACCGGTGCCTCCCCCACCGATGCCACCCCCGAGGCCACCCGTGCCGTGCTCGACCGGGAGCTACCCGGCGTCGCCGACGCCATCCGGCAGCGTGGCACCGCGAAGTTCCCGCTCGCCGCGCTCAGCCGCGGCGTCGCCGGCCTGGCCGGGCGTACCGTGGTGGTCAATCTGCCCGGATCCCCCGGTGGGGTGAAAGACGGTATCGCGGTGCTGGAACCGCTGCTGGATCATCTGCTCGCGCAAGTAGCCGGAGGCGGCTCCCATGACTGA
- a CDS encoding molybdenum cofactor biosynthesis protein MoaE, which yields MTDHGAVRLTTISDQALDPVAVEKAVDGPEFGAVVVFTGKVRNHDGGQAVTALEYSAHPQAERFLHTICAEVAAAHGLPVAATHRIGSLTIGDLAIVVAVAAPHRAEAFTVCAELVDRIKHEVPIWKRQLFADGLSEWVNACG from the coding sequence ATGACTGACCACGGCGCGGTGCGCCTCACCACCATCAGCGATCAGGCGCTCGACCCGGTCGCCGTCGAGAAGGCCGTCGACGGACCGGAATTCGGTGCCGTGGTGGTGTTCACCGGCAAGGTGCGCAATCACGACGGCGGGCAGGCCGTGACCGCGCTCGAGTACTCGGCGCACCCGCAGGCCGAACGTTTCCTGCACACCATCTGCGCCGAAGTGGCTGCCGCGCACGGGCTTCCGGTGGCGGCGACGCATCGCATCGGCTCGCTCACCATCGGTGACCTGGCGATCGTGGTGGCCGTCGCGGCACCGCACCGGGCCGAGGCGTTCACGGTGTGCGCGGAATTGGTCGACCGGATCAAGCACGAGGTGCCGATCTGGAAGCGGCAGTTGTTCGCCGACGGCCTGTCCGAATGGGTCAACGCCTGCGGCTGA
- a CDS encoding CobW family GTP-binding protein, whose translation MVIVAGFLGSGKTTLLNYLLRNNRGTRIGVVVNDFGAVNIDAMLVAGQVDAMVSLGNGCVCCAVDVSELDDLFAQLAQPRSAVDVIVVEASGLAEPRNLIRMVVANPNPRIGYGGLVEVVDAELFESTSARHPELVTHLRLADLVLVNKADRVPAATLTALRTRITDWVGQVPVYATTHGRVDPGLLFDERVREEPKVAQQLSFDSLLDEHDHDHDDPDHRHLHDDYVSVSFTSKRALDPRALIGFLEDPPPGLFRAKGCVTFAVAGERRKFELHVVGRHVVFTPGPWARGEERVSNLVLIGAGLDEEAALDRLHATVFEGEEPMDEQAMLGVWRYTAQ comes from the coding sequence GTGGTGATCGTTGCGGGTTTTCTCGGGTCGGGGAAGACGACCCTGCTCAACTACCTGCTGCGCAACAACCGGGGTACCCGGATCGGCGTGGTGGTCAACGACTTCGGCGCGGTCAACATCGACGCCATGCTGGTGGCAGGCCAGGTCGACGCGATGGTGTCGCTGGGCAACGGCTGTGTGTGCTGCGCGGTCGACGTGTCCGAACTCGACGACCTGTTCGCGCAGCTGGCCCAGCCGCGCAGCGCGGTCGACGTGATCGTGGTGGAGGCGAGCGGCCTGGCCGAGCCGCGGAATCTGATCCGGATGGTGGTGGCCAACCCGAACCCGCGGATCGGATACGGCGGGCTCGTCGAGGTCGTCGACGCCGAACTGTTCGAGTCGACCAGCGCGCGGCACCCGGAACTGGTGACCCACCTGCGGCTGGCCGATCTGGTGCTGGTGAACAAGGCCGACCGTGTGCCCGCCGCGACACTCACCGCCCTGCGCACGCGGATCACGGACTGGGTGGGACAGGTCCCGGTCTACGCCACCACCCACGGCCGCGTCGACCCCGGCCTGCTGTTCGACGAGCGGGTGCGCGAGGAACCGAAGGTGGCGCAGCAGCTGAGCTTCGACTCCCTGCTCGACGAGCACGACCACGATCACGACGACCCGGACCACCGGCACCTGCACGACGACTACGTCTCGGTCTCGTTCACCAGCAAACGCGCGCTCGACCCGCGCGCCCTGATCGGCTTCCTGGAGGACCCGCCGCCCGGCCTGTTCCGCGCCAAGGGCTGCGTGACGTTCGCGGTGGCGGGGGAGCGGCGCAAGTTCGAGCTGCACGTGGTCGGCAGGCACGTGGTGTTCACGCCGGGACCGTGGGCGCGCGGCGAGGAACGGGTGTCGAACCTGGTGCTGATCGGTGCCGGACTCGACGAGGAGGCGGCCCTGGATCGCTTGCACGCCACCGTCTTCGAGGGCGAGGAGCCGATGGACGAGCAGGCGATGCTCGGCGTCTGGCGCTACACCGCGCAGTGA
- a CDS encoding N-acetylmuramoyl-L-alanine amidase: MQPNIIKAGLCSTISAAVAVSLTGLVPGPAVATPEPAASDQLAGTTVFLDPGHQGSAHSEDLNRQVDNGRGGTKACQTTGMTSLGGIPEHTINWDVTQLVKASLQALGAQVVLSRADDTGWGGCVDDRARAANQSGAAVAVSIHADSAPADQRGFHLIVPELPIPDSAADRAQSGPGRTASTAVRDAYLASGFPAATYAGVSNGLQTRADVAGPALTQVPLVFVEMGNGANAEDAALLESREGQLKHAVAIATGVVAFLLNKPVSAEVPVSNPDPAPGPVPAATTAPTPAQEPEVASPPATGSETSPTPAPTPAETPAPSPADSSTSPAPAGSDTPTPTETPAAADPASPANGSPAPAPADQPAPADGPAPAPGDAPAPADKQAPAEEQPPAADQSTAPTTPAAAPARPVSVVPKPPAGSSGHFHMPGGQPGQGPAGQQGPAGQPAKPPTGSGGHLAVPAPSDVTGRTGNGTQVRTASPGAPAAPAPTPRQRGTTPKNQPAPAEEEGPDLSSLGGPILAVMEMLMPLARALGMDNTAITNQLINLAYTLVGIVFGPTK; the protein is encoded by the coding sequence ATGCAACCAAACATCATCAAGGCCGGTCTCTGCTCCACCATCTCCGCGGCCGTCGCGGTGTCGCTGACCGGGCTCGTGCCAGGGCCCGCCGTCGCCACGCCCGAACCGGCCGCCAGTGACCAGCTCGCGGGCACCACCGTCTTCCTCGATCCCGGCCATCAGGGCTCGGCGCACAGCGAGGACCTGAACCGGCAGGTCGACAACGGCCGCGGCGGCACCAAGGCCTGCCAGACCACGGGCATGACCTCGCTCGGCGGCATCCCCGAGCACACCATCAACTGGGACGTCACGCAGTTGGTGAAGGCCTCGCTGCAGGCGCTCGGCGCCCAGGTGGTGCTGAGTCGCGCCGACGACACGGGCTGGGGCGGCTGTGTCGACGACCGCGCCCGCGCCGCCAACCAGTCCGGCGCGGCGGTGGCGGTGAGCATCCATGCCGACAGCGCGCCCGCCGACCAGCGCGGCTTCCACCTGATCGTGCCGGAGCTGCCGATCCCCGACTCCGCCGCCGACCGCGCCCAGTCCGGTCCGGGCCGCACCGCCTCGACCGCGGTCCGCGACGCCTACCTGGCCTCCGGATTCCCCGCCGCCACCTACGCCGGTGTCAGCAACGGCCTGCAGACCCGCGCCGATGTGGCGGGCCCGGCGTTGACGCAGGTCCCGCTGGTGTTCGTCGAGATGGGCAACGGCGCCAACGCCGAGGACGCGGCCCTGCTGGAATCGCGCGAAGGGCAGCTCAAGCACGCGGTCGCCATCGCGACCGGCGTGGTCGCCTTCCTGCTGAACAAGCCGGTGTCGGCGGAGGTGCCCGTCTCGAACCCGGACCCGGCGCCGGGCCCGGTCCCCGCCGCGACCACCGCGCCGACGCCCGCGCAGGAACCGGAAGTGGCCTCGCCCCCGGCCACGGGCTCCGAGACGTCACCGACCCCTGCACCCACTCCCGCCGAAACGCCGGCGCCGAGCCCTGCGGACTCGTCGACCTCGCCTGCCCCGGCCGGCTCCGACACGCCGACACCAACGGAAACCCCCGCCGCCGCGGACCCGGCCAGCCCGGCCAACGGGTCGCCTGCGCCCGCTCCGGCTGATCAGCCCGCTCCCGCCGACGGGCCGGCGCCTGCCCCCGGCGACGCGCCCGCCCCAGCCGACAAGCAGGCTCCCGCCGAGGAGCAGCCCCCGGCCGCCGACCAGTCCACCGCCCCGACCACCCCCGCCGCGGCCCCGGCCCGCCCCGTGTCCGTCGTGCCGAAGCCTCCCGCCGGTTCCAGTGGCCACTTCCACATGCCCGGCGGTCAACCGGGACAGGGGCCGGCCGGTCAGCAGGGCCCGGCGGGCCAGCCGGCCAAACCGCCGACCGGGTCGGGTGGTCACCTCGCCGTGCCGGCACCCTCCGACGTGACGGGCCGAACGGGAAACGGCACCCAGGTCCGCACCGCCTCGCCCGGCGCGCCCGCGGCCCCGGCACCCACGCCACGGCAGCGCGGCACCACGCCCAAGAACCAGCCGGCGCCCGCGGAGGAGGAAGGGCCCGATCTGAGTTCGCTGGGCGGCCCGATCCTGGCGGTGATGGAGATGCTGATGCCGCTGGCCCGTGCCCTCGGCATGGACAACACCGCCATCACCAACCAGCTGATCAACCTCGCCTACACCCTCGTCGGGATCGTCTTCGGTCCGACGAAGTAG
- a CDS encoding sigma-70 family RNA polymerase sigma factor — protein sequence MKDDSCGAHCARLCTTDGLAQVLAADRGLLHWRAMRSLGDPGLAEHAVQETLLRGWRSCRDFDERKGSVRTWLLAIERNVVVDIVRARAVRPGDVGWEDITEVPGCGRPDFADGLVDGLLVDQLLARLPEPQRAAVVEVILRDRGYREVAADFGVPVGTVKTRVHYALRSLRQLPEVA from the coding sequence ATGAAGGACGATTCCTGCGGTGCGCACTGCGCGCGACTGTGTACCACCGACGGGCTGGCCCAGGTGCTGGCCGCCGACCGCGGCCTGCTGCACTGGCGGGCGATGCGCAGTCTCGGCGACCCAGGGTTGGCCGAGCACGCGGTGCAGGAGACCCTGCTGCGCGGCTGGCGTTCGTGCCGGGACTTCGACGAACGCAAAGGCAGCGTGCGGACCTGGCTGCTGGCGATCGAACGCAATGTCGTCGTCGATATCGTGCGGGCCCGCGCGGTCCGGCCCGGCGATGTGGGCTGGGAGGACATCACCGAGGTGCCCGGCTGCGGGAGACCCGACTTCGCGGACGGGCTGGTCGACGGGCTGCTGGTGGATCAGCTGCTGGCGCGGCTGCCGGAACCGCAGCGCGCCGCGGTGGTCGAGGTGATCCTGCGCGATCGCGGATACCGGGAGGTGGCCGCCGATTTCGGTGTTCCGGTGGGCACTGTCAAGACGCGCGTGCACTACGCGCTGCGCTCGCTGCGGCAATTGCCGGAGGTTGCCTGA
- a CDS encoding helix-turn-helix transcriptional regulator yields MSENRRAELATFLKTHRSRLRPADVGLPADLVPGRRRTPGLRREEVAELAGVSLTWYTWLEQGRKITASPQVVDALARALRLEPVQHRQLRRLAGLADPVVTPRTGDERARCQRLVDELHPAPAVVHDACLDFVVWNSAFSRIRADPSALAPEHRNLLWWMFTDERNRAMMRGWEAAARAILSQFRVLLGNDPGDARLTCVVTELSTASAEFRAWWSEYPVQDFQPAVIGIDHPEAGRIDLELFQLRLVENPELLLVAQLPATDGDRERLRAYLDRADDRIV; encoded by the coding sequence ATGAGCGAGAATCGCCGCGCCGAACTGGCCACGTTCCTCAAGACCCACCGCTCCCGGCTGCGCCCTGCCGACGTGGGTCTGCCCGCGGATCTGGTCCCCGGGCGACGGCGCACCCCGGGCCTGCGCCGGGAAGAGGTCGCCGAACTGGCCGGGGTGAGCCTCACGTGGTACACGTGGCTGGAGCAAGGCCGCAAGATCACCGCCAGCCCGCAGGTGGTGGACGCGCTGGCCCGCGCCCTGCGCCTGGAACCCGTGCAGCACCGGCAGTTACGCCGGCTCGCGGGGCTCGCCGACCCGGTGGTGACGCCGCGGACCGGCGACGAGCGCGCGCGCTGCCAGCGGTTGGTCGACGAGCTGCACCCGGCCCCCGCCGTGGTGCACGACGCCTGCCTGGACTTCGTCGTCTGGAACAGCGCGTTCAGCCGGATCCGCGCCGACCCGTCCGCCCTCGCACCCGAGCACCGGAATCTGCTGTGGTGGATGTTCACCGACGAGCGCAACCGCGCCATGATGCGCGGCTGGGAAGCCGCCGCACGGGCCATCCTGAGCCAGTTCCGGGTGCTGCTCGGCAACGATCCCGGCGATGCGCGGCTGACTTGTGTGGTGACCGAGTTGTCCACTGCCAGCGCGGAGTTCCGCGCCTGGTGGTCGGAGTATCCGGTCCAGGACTTCCAGCCCGCCGTCATCGGCATAGACCACCCCGAGGCGGGACGAATCGACCTCGAACTGTTCCAGTTGCGGCTGGTCGAGAACCCGGAACTGCTACTCGTCGCACAACTTCCCGCGACGGACGGTGACCGCGAACGTCTCCGCGCCTACCTCGACAGGGCGGACGACCGAATCGTGTGA